The following proteins are co-located in the Haloplanus sp. HW8-1 genome:
- a CDS encoding flippase-like domain-containing protein: MDRSGDRAGIEVSVVLPAYNEARTIEGTVETTLSTLGDFLPPGTFEVLVAEDGCDDRTPEIAGRLAAEDPRVCHVHSEERLGRGGALERAFSAARGDTLVYFDTDLATDMRHLEELVERVRSGDADVATGSRWMPGRVADRPAKRGIPSRVYNGLVRLVLRSPLRDHQCGFKALSRDAFEQLHHRVDDEHWFWDTELLVRAQRAGLEVAEFPVEWEPKGDTKVDLVRDVFGMGSQILRLWWQVSVSPRITRRVSVGAGALLTVLALALMTLYLDPRAVLAELEGANRRLVGLAAAVYLLSWPLRGARYRDILVELGYRERLGFLTGAVFVSQTGNLVFPARAGDGVRAYVMKARRGLPYPTGFASLAVERVFDLLTITVLGGTVLVGYVLTGSADAIIATLSGSVPGVDPRSARVALTVAAAVAAAAILAVAAIVVSARREANLIRRLVTRVSSDSYADYVAGVLESFVGDVQTVAADPAAFARIGASSLAIWALDVVTAIIVLAAFDVGLATPTLVAVGFFAVSVGNLAKVLPLSPGGIGLYEAAFTLLVAGLTPVTGATAFGAAVLDHAVKNLVTVAGGVVSMLALNVSLTRAVDETGGADADPETIE; the protein is encoded by the coding sequence AGCGTCGTCCTCCCCGCCTACAACGAAGCACGGACCATCGAGGGGACCGTCGAGACGACGCTCTCGACGCTCGGTGACTTCCTCCCGCCGGGTACCTTCGAGGTCCTCGTCGCCGAGGACGGCTGTGACGACCGGACGCCGGAGATCGCCGGTCGACTCGCCGCCGAAGACCCCCGCGTGTGTCACGTCCACAGCGAGGAGCGATTGGGTCGGGGCGGTGCGCTCGAACGCGCGTTCTCGGCCGCCCGCGGCGACACTCTCGTCTACTTCGATACCGACCTCGCAACGGACATGCGACACTTGGAGGAACTGGTCGAGCGCGTTCGCTCCGGCGACGCCGACGTGGCGACCGGTTCGCGGTGGATGCCCGGCCGCGTCGCCGACCGTCCGGCGAAACGGGGGATCCCGTCCCGGGTTTACAACGGCCTCGTTCGGCTCGTCTTGCGGTCACCGCTTCGTGACCACCAGTGTGGGTTCAAGGCGCTGAGTCGCGACGCCTTCGAGCAGCTCCACCACCGGGTCGACGACGAGCACTGGTTCTGGGACACGGAGCTTCTCGTCCGTGCCCAGCGCGCCGGCCTGGAGGTGGCGGAGTTCCCCGTCGAGTGGGAACCCAAAGGCGACACGAAAGTCGATCTGGTGCGTGACGTGTTCGGAATGGGGAGTCAGATCCTCCGACTCTGGTGGCAGGTCTCGGTGAGTCCACGGATCACCCGTCGGGTGAGCGTCGGCGCCGGGGCGCTCCTGACGGTCCTCGCGCTCGCTCTGATGACGCTGTATCTCGACCCCCGGGCCGTGCTGGCGGAACTTGAGGGGGCGAACCGCCGACTGGTCGGTCTCGCGGCCGCCGTCTACCTCCTCTCGTGGCCGCTCCGTGGCGCCCGGTACCGGGACATCCTCGTCGAACTCGGCTACCGCGAACGACTCGGGTTCCTGACCGGCGCCGTCTTCGTCAGCCAGACCGGCAATCTCGTCTTCCCGGCTCGCGCGGGCGACGGGGTGCGCGCATACGTAATGAAAGCACGACGGGGGCTTCCGTATCCGACCGGGTTCGCCTCGCTGGCCGTCGAGCGGGTGTTCGACCTGCTGACCATCACGGTCCTCGGCGGAACGGTCCTCGTCGGGTACGTCCTCACGGGATCGGCGGACGCGATCATCGCGACCCTCTCCGGCAGCGTCCCCGGCGTCGACCCCCGGAGCGCACGCGTCGCGCTGACGGTGGCCGCCGCCGTCGCCGCCGCGGCCATCCTCGCCGTCGCGGCCATCGTCGTCTCCGCCCGGCGGGAGGCGAACCTGATCCGCCGACTCGTTACCCGCGTCAGCTCCGACTCCTACGCCGACTACGTGGCGGGCGTCCTCGAGTCGTTCGTCGGCGACGTCCAGACCGTCGCCGCCGATCCCGCTGCCTTCGCCCGGATCGGGGCGAGCAGCCTCGCCATCTGGGCGCTCGACGTGGTGACGGCGATCATCGTCCTTGCGGCCTTCGACGTCGGGCTAGCGACGCCGACGCTCGTCGCCGTCGGCTTCTTCGCGGTCAGCGTCGGCAACCTCGCGAAGGTACTCCCGCTCTCCCCGGGCGGCATCGGTCTCTACGAGGCGGCGTTTACCCTCCTCGTCGCGGGACTCACGCCCGTCACCGGTGCCACTGCCTTCGGCGCCGCCGTCCTCGATCACGCCGTGAAGAACCTCGTCACCGTCGCCGGGGGCGTCGTCTCGATGCTCGCGCTCAACGTCTCCCTGACGAGGGCGGTCGACGAGACGGGTGGCGCCGATGCCGACCCCGAGACGATCGAGTAG
- a CDS encoding helical backbone metal receptor, whose protein sequence is MPPRRIVSLAPAATATLRELDATDRLVGVTSHCRAELDESATPVVLGEWLTPDLDRLESLDPDLVCTGDALQAEVRDAIRDRGLDVHHTDATTLDDAIEGFAALGRAVGRPAAGRELAARSRERLDRLRDRRPPERPTVYCEEWADPPMAAGNWVPEVVAAAGGHYPFVDPGDRSRRVTREDVEAADPDHVVLHLCGHGDDVDPATVTDRGWAIDPAIHVVDDSLLNQPSPNLLDGAERLADLFHGDR, encoded by the coding sequence GTGCCCCCACGTCGCATCGTCTCGCTGGCCCCGGCCGCCACCGCCACGCTCCGCGAACTCGACGCCACCGACCGACTCGTCGGCGTCACGAGCCACTGCCGGGCGGAACTGGACGAGTCGGCCACCCCGGTGGTCCTCGGCGAGTGGCTGACGCCGGACCTCGACCGCCTGGAATCGCTCGATCCCGACCTCGTCTGTACCGGCGACGCCCTCCAGGCCGAGGTGCGGGACGCCATCCGTGACCGTGGCCTCGACGTCCATCACACCGACGCCACGACGCTCGACGACGCCATCGAGGGCTTCGCCGCCCTGGGACGGGCCGTCGGCCGTCCGGCTGCGGGCAGGGAACTGGCCGCCCGCAGCCGCGAGCGGCTGGACCGCCTCCGTGACCGACGGCCCCCGGAGCGACCGACCGTCTACTGCGAGGAGTGGGCCGACCCGCCGATGGCCGCCGGCAACTGGGTCCCCGAGGTGGTCGCCGCCGCCGGCGGTCACTACCCCTTCGTCGACCCCGGCGACCGCTCCAGACGGGTCACCCGCGAGGACGTCGAGGCGGCCGATCCGGACCACGTCGTCCTCCACCTCTGCGGGCACGGGGACGACGTCGACCCCGCGACGGTGACCGACCGAGGGTGGGCGATCGATCCGGCGATCCACGTCGTCGACGATTCCCTGTTGAACCAGCCGAGTCCGAACCTGCTGGACGGCGCCGAACGGCTGGCCGACCTGTTCCACGGGGATCGCTGA